In the Podarcis muralis chromosome 15, rPodMur119.hap1.1, whole genome shotgun sequence genome, TCCGCCTCTCTGTTGTGGGGCTGGCTCAGATTTCCCCGTAACCTTTGCTAAGGTCTCTGCTGCTGTCACAGATCCTTGGGGGTTTATTTTTAGCCGCCCCACATTTGTGTAATAGCTGGTGTGGTGGCTGCTTTAACCAGAGTTTTTCCTGCACAAACATTCTTGATACATTTTTAATGCACTCTGAGTAAGCAAATTCTCCTAACATCCTTTTCAGACACACTTTTTCTTACTTCTCTTCATATATCTATTATCTGTCAAAGCATATACTGTACCATAATTCATTTATAATGATACAGTCATTAGAATTTATCCAAATGTATCTTCTGGAAGAAATTCTGATTCCCatgagtgctttaaatatgtatCCTGACCTGTGGAATTCTTCTTGGTCCGTCTCCTGGCTGAGATCTTACTAGGCCACATCCCCATTTCTGACCAAGCTTATCTtttgaaccatgaggactagaggcttaaaaaaaaccaccccaaaaccCTGACATTTGGAGGCCAGTTGAAGTAAACATTGGAAGTTTTAGGAGTGCTGTTCGGTCTgtaaaaggggaaagaggagttgtgaAGCTTCCAACCTTCCCCACATCAGCTAATGCCCTTTGCTTCTTATTTAGCTTATTTTTGATGtaattttctttcccctccctcaacTTAGAATGAAGAGAGGGGAGCTATTTGATTACCTCACAGAGAAGGTGACTTTAAGTGAGAAGGAAACCAGGTAAGGCATTTCAGCCCCCTCTGTTTCAACCGCCCTAAAGAGACAAAATGGGGGTGATAATACATGCTGGCCTAccacacagggctgttgtgaggcttGATTAGAGTTGTCAACCTATCCCCCTGCCTCTGCACCCCAGGTCTGGGTTTTTGCTCGCACCGGAGCATGGCAAAATATTGGGAGTTGGGTTTTCTAGAGACACGAACCGCTGTAATAAGAAGCCTGGGTCTgagcccgagagagagaacagatttGCTCTGAATACAAGTGTCCTGTGAATTAATCTTTGGGCAGGATTGATTAGAAAGGGTTGTTCCCTGGAATGCCAGGATCTCTGTGTCATCACCAACAACTGTGGGTGGGGGCTGCTCCCCGGCTCCCCTTGCTTGCCAACTCCCACCCAACTTCCCTATCTCCTCAGAGCATCTCATGTCCCTCCATCCTTACTTTATTCAAATCTCTCCTGTTgttgaaaaccaccattttaaaaCCTGCCTTCCCTTTTTGCTTCCCACCTCGACTTCATGCAAATCTAGCGCTACAAATCCTCCTATGGGGCTGTGTGGTGACAGCCTTATATTTCTATTTCTTGTTATAATTATACAATTATAAACAAAACAACTGATAAAAAGACAAGAGAAGTATACTACGATAGCAACTTTATCTGTTTCTCGTTATAAATTTAGggtgcatttcatttccctctagcCTCACTTTTTGTAGCTGTgtgtatataatatttatttaatttatttcataaaatttatacgccACTTGGTtgtagaaaaaacaaacaaacctcagagCGTTTTGCAGAaatagataaaacaataaaattaccaataagaagaattaacaacaataatttaagacttttgaAAAGGTAAAAGAACAAtggactaaaaacagattaaaactcgtgCCAGCTTTCTGAACAAACGGGTAGGGTtgtctaatccagtgtttcccaaccactgttccgcggcacactagtgtgccgcgagatgttgcctggtgtgccgtggggaaaattcgaaagatttttttttttttttgtaaaagtcaaattaggtcctaatctatccctcgagcgcctcttgtccgttattgtgacgcatgaagcgtgttcccgcccactccccgccctcccttgcttctctctctctctctctgtggcgttctccgccgcttcctgctgggcatgcgcagctcgcctcgcgcttccattccggcccctccttcctccgccgctccgttcctttctctttctcgcgtgtcagagagcggcggcgcgagcgcggcggttccctcagggctgacggagggctcgagggggaggaggcaggacgtggaggcggagaaagcggcggcggccaccccccacctccggctcaaggcccgcgtagaaagctgagggggagagatagatagaggtgggcggcggcgaccacgaccaaccgccacagtagttgtagcggtggcgacggcgagcagggactcccgctctctctccgtcgtgtctctctctctctctctcccgggcccgtccgttgagtctcccgcgcgcctcggctacaagatgagcatcgagatcccggcgggtctgactgagctgctgcagggctacacggtggaggtgctgcggcaccggccgccagacctgctggccttcgccgccgagtacttcgccaagccgcgctcttcttcctgcctcgctttgctgcctcctcccccccacccccaaagcttggaggttccccggcgccgacccgcaggtttgacccccttctcacacctgtttgcgctccttgcacggaatggggcggatggggaggaacggggctcgccgctgcccccgctcgccctccccccctccgccggcggtcccgcgattcttggctttttggcggttggcacagaaggaaggcaagggggagggggaaaaattgaatcttacactttcgtgcgtccctcccggcgtgacgctgcgcgctgacgtcacggggctgtaatggtggtgtgcctcgagatttttttcatgaaacaagtgtgcctttgcccaaaaaaggttgggaaacactggtctaatcaATGTTTTAAGAAGGTGCATAAAAAGAGTACattgaaggcacctgcctgatgttaataggaagggagttccaaattgttggtgctgccacactaaaatattgagtTGTttatgtttctctttctctctgggttaggcaatgtggtgccctccagatgttggtggacttctTCAGgcccagccagtatgaccaatggtcagggatgatgggagattccagcaacatctggagggtaccacacaGGCTCCCCTGATCTATCTATCCATGCATCTACATACTTCCAGCAAAGCAATAGGGAACAGGGGTGCCCATCTTCTCCTTTAGATGGTTTCCTTTTGCTAAGAAGCATCTGCTTTCTCTCCCTGCAGGAAGATCATGCGTGCTCTCCTGGAAGTCATCCAGTATCTCCACAGCATGAACATTGTCCACAGGGATCTCAAGCCGGAGAATATCCTTCTGGACGACGACATGAACATCAAACTGACCGACTTTGGCTTCTCCTGTCAGCTGCACAGAGACGAAAAGCTCAAAGGTGGCATGGCGGGCTTATGGCAAAGATAAGAAAATGTGGGGTGGTGAAGATGGAGGCTGCAATCTAACCCctgccccttaaaaaaaaaaagtaggaacttaggaagctgctcCATATCAGGGGTAGGAATCTTTTTCAACCCAAGGGCACATTCCCTTACAGGAAAACCACCCGGGGGGCCACTGGCtggagtgggtggggccagaggcaaaaagtgggtggaacaactAGTGGGACTCTTACCTTGGTACAATATGGaaccttaaacacacacacacacacacacacacacacacacacacattcaccatTGCACCTGCACAAGCAAAAGGTTTTATATTATTAATCTTATTTGATTTGTTAACAAAAAGAAAGTGCAAACAtgacagaaagaaaacaaagaatagAAACTGTAAGTCCTAAAGTGTCACAGCTTGGAAAGAGAAAAGTTCATCATTATGGCACAGCTCCTATGGGAGGCCAGAGAACTCTGAGGGAAATTGCTGCAGGTTTGTTTTATTCATCTTGTGTCCAGAACGGAAACAAATCCAACAAACATTATTGGTGTTCCCTGTTGCTGTTTTCTGCCCGCAAACCATGTATTGTTGATGACTTTCCTGCTAATTTGCATTGTGTTCCTTTGCCCTGAAATGAATGGCGTGGAATTAGGTAAAATTTTGCCATTGCTAAGAGATGAATAATGTAGTTTTTGCCAGAAGACGAATTGCAGTGGAAGGGAAACAGTGTTGCATGCTGTGTAGACAGAGCAGAAATCAATTCCTTCCTACAGCCTTAGTTTTAAGGGATGCATTTTGCTCCAGGGccggaggttccccatccctgctctatactgagtccatctagtttagtactGTGCACACTGGCcagccagggtttcagacaggggtcttttcCAAACACTCACCTAGAGGTGCTGTAGACTGAGCCTGGAAAACCTCACCATGCAAACCATGAGTCAAAGGCCTTCCCCATTTTACAAGCCCAGAATCATACAGTCCTGCAGCATCTGTCTAGACAAAAAATCCTGAAACTGGCAtgtttcccacatgcatctggttggccactgtgagaataggatgctggactagataggtcttgGCCCGATCCAACAGtcttttcttaggttcttaactTGCTTTGAGCCAATGGGtatagcaggattttaataataCCTAATACTAACTGATATTAGCGGTACTTTTAACAAGTATTTGGCTTTTTATTCCTGTTCTTTGCAGAGATCTGTGGAACTCCTGGCTACTTGGCTCCCGAAATACTAGAATGTTCCATGGATCCAGACCATCCAGGTTATGGGAAGGAAGTTGACATGTAAGCAGAACCAATATATCatcatggggtgggggagcagactTACCTAAAATATCACATACCCCTCGAGGAACCTACCTGGGTGCTCAGGTACTCAGGGAAGCACTTTCTCTTAATCCCATCAGCATCAGAAGCACAGCTGGTGGTGACCCATGAGAGAGCCTTCCCcatggctgctcccagattgcagcattccctccccaaagaggccagactggctccctccttgttatccACCCACCGGCACACTATTGGAATTACCCAACACTTCTGTCTTCATCCGTCCTTCGTTCTGCATGACTCTCGGTGCGCGTTGTGTCTGCTTTACATTATGCACGACTCAGGCGCAGATGCATTTAATTATGGGGGTGGGATTGCTTGTTTCAGGTGGAGCACCGGGGTCATCATGTACACCTTGCTGGCAGGATCCCCTCCATTCTGGCACCGGAAGCAGATGCTGATGCTGAGGATGATCATGAACGGGGACTACAAGTTTGGCTCCCCGGAGTGGGACGATCAGTCAGACACCGTCAAGGACCTGGTGGGTGGTGTTTCAAGAGGGAGggcagaagggccatagctccatggcagagcatctgcttggcatgcacaAGGCCCCAGCTTCAACCCAcactatctccaggtagggcccctctacctgaaaccctg is a window encoding:
- the PHKG1 gene encoding phosphorylase b kinase gamma catalytic chain, skeletal muscle/heart isoform isoform X3 translates to MCCCLSNALVQLKDSFESNTFFFLVFDLMKRGELFDYLTEKVTLSEKETRKIMRALLEVIQYLHSMNIVHRDLKPENILLDDDMNIKLTDFGFSCQLHRDEKLKEICGTPGYLAPEILECSMDPDHPGYGKEVDMWSTGVIMYTLLAGSPPFWHRKQMLMLRMIMNGDYKFGSPEWDDQSDTVKDLIAHFLVVKPQHRYTVEDALAHPFFQQYVVEEVRHFSPFRKFRVICLTVLASVRIYLNYRNVKPITRDVLQRDPYSLKPVRKLIDACAFRIYGHWVKKGEAQNRAALFENTPKAVLFSLAAEEELF